One Flavobacteriales bacterium DNA window includes the following coding sequences:
- a CDS encoding nucleoid-associated protein, which yields MNLSRTSIERCIVHRVGNKNRDEDLRLSKSALNFSDDVEIELKKYFLNPFKGIWNANRFRHEISMTMNEVFVCADKIMKEDAFVENSINIAKHLYDSTRHPGIKFGELFIVLLNDVEMDGVTSNAVGIFKSEAKDTFFNINDKADYFQVNLNKGISPSKLDKGCIVFNDDYNDGYKVFTFERNGADTEYWQNDFLSVEPKADDYHSTESVMNVCKDFVVNKLPTEFEISRADQINLLNTSLSYFKGNEEFNMDNFSEEVLANEEVISSFHAYREEVQPEKPIETESFTISPKAVNKGAKVYKSVLKLDKNFHIYIHGDHDLIEKGFDEERKMKYYKVYFEEES from the coding sequence GAACATCAATCGAGAGATGTATTGTACATCGTGTAGGGAATAAAAACAGAGATGAAGATCTTCGATTATCTAAATCAGCATTAAACTTTTCGGATGATGTAGAAATCGAATTAAAGAAGTATTTCCTCAATCCGTTTAAAGGAATTTGGAATGCAAACAGATTTCGTCATGAGATAAGCATGACAATGAATGAAGTATTTGTTTGTGCCGATAAGATAATGAAAGAAGATGCTTTCGTTGAAAATTCCATTAACATAGCTAAACACTTATACGATTCAACAAGACACCCAGGAATAAAGTTTGGTGAACTCTTTATCGTTTTATTAAATGATGTGGAGATGGACGGCGTTACTAGTAATGCTGTGGGGATATTTAAATCGGAAGCAAAAGACACATTCTTCAATATAAATGATAAGGCGGATTATTTCCAAGTTAATTTAAATAAAGGCATCAGTCCAAGTAAACTAGATAAAGGGTGTATCGTTTTTAACGACGATTATAACGATGGATACAAGGTATTTACTTTTGAAAGAAACGGAGCTGATACCGAATATTGGCAAAATGATTTCTTAAGCGTAGAGCCAAAAGCCGACGATTACCACAGCACAGAGAGTGTTATGAATGTTTGTAAAGACTTTGTGGTAAACAAACTACCAACAGAGTTTGAAATATCGAGAGCAGATCAGATTAATTTATTGAATACTTCTCTCTCTTACTTTAAAGGGAATGAGGAGTTTAATATGGATAACTTCTCTGAAGAAGTTCTTGCAAACGAAGAAGTAATCAGCTCATTTCATGCTTATAGAGAAGAAGTTCAGCCAGAAAAACCAATTGAAACGGAATCGTTTACCATTTCACCTAAAGCGGTTAACAAAGGTGCGAAGGTTTACAAAAGTGTTTTAAAACTCGATAAGAACTTTCACATATACATCCATGGTGACCATGATCTGATAGAGAAAGGTTTCGATGAAGAACGAAAAATGAAGTATTACAAAGTGTACTTCGAAGAAGAGAGCTAA